One segment of Panicum virgatum strain AP13 chromosome 3K, P.virgatum_v5, whole genome shotgun sequence DNA contains the following:
- the LOC120698018 gene encoding uncharacterized protein LOC120698018 isoform X1, translated as MRRRRLRIGRVLDCFSSSLQCAGGCVCVRALDDEEDAAVEREALVASGRRRQQLQDQVLRLRDLVDGTRTLGFHLQPKTVELRVSMHCNGCAKKVHKHISKMEVALVASQTELSSRFMPKLCYSRHLSGNKTTVPFRCAHVPSPLFSLSLLPFYLHWNSQISSPISNQCKTIPFVPADHTSSHVFYSSPTAA; from the exons atgaggcggcggcggctgcgcatCGGCAGGGTCCTGGActgcttctcctcctccctgcAGTGCGCGGGAGGCTGCGTGTGCGTCCGCGCGctggacgacgaggaggacgcgGCCGTCGAGAGGGAGGCGCTGGTGGCGAgcggtcgccgccggcagcaGCTGCAAGACCAGGTGCTGCGGCTCAGGGACCTCGTCGACGGTACCAGGACGCTCGGCTTCCACCTGCAGCCCAAG ACGGTAGAGCTGAGGGTGTCCATGCACTGCAACGGCTGCGCCAAGAAGGTTCACAAGCACATCTCCAAGATGGAAG TCGCTTTAGTTGCCAGTCAAACCGAACTGAGCTCCAGGTTCATGCCAAAGTTATGCTATTCTCGTCACTTGTCAGGTAACAAAACCACAGTCCCTTTTCGGTGTGCACATGTCCCCTCTCCCTTGTTTTCTCTGAGCCTGCTGCCATTTTATTTGCATTGGAACAGCCAAATTTCTTCACCCATTTCGAACCAATGCAAGACCATACCTTTCGTCCCTGCAGACCATACCTCATCCCATGTCTTCTATTCGTCTCCAACTGCTGCATAA